TCAACTTCGCTGACGCCGGCGACGCTTCGGTCACCATCTCCCCCAGCCAGATCGCGGCGATCACCAACACCGGCACCGCCCTGGTGCTCCAGGCCAGCAACGACATCCTGCTGCGTCCGCTCTCCGATCTCACCTTCAATAATCCGCGGGGCAATGGCGGCGACCTCACGCTCCAGGCTGGTCGCAACATTGCTCTCAATTCCAGCATCAGCACCGACAACGGCAATCTCACCCTGATCGCCAACGACCCTGGCGCCATTCCCGGTGTGCGCGAACCCGGTGACGGAGGGATCGTTCAGCGCACTGGCACCAGCCTCAATGCCGGCACCGGCACGGTCACCCTCGCCGTTCGCCCCTCCACCGCCACGGCCACCGCAGGCACCATCGCCCTCTCCCAGGTCAGCGCCGGTGCCATCGACATCAGTGCCGTCAACCTCTCGCTCTCGGGGACCACCTTGAGCGCCAACGGCTCCCCGACGGCCGCCGGGTCGCTGTCGGTGACCAGCACAGGAGTGTTGTCCGTGGCCAACAGCACCTTCAATGCCAGCAGCCCCACGGGCGATGGCGGCAGCATCACCCTTGATGGCACGGTGTTGCAGATCGGTGGCAGCACCTTCAATGCCTTCGGCACGGGCTCCGGGAATGGCGGCACCATCGCCCTGGGCGCCCTCTCCACCCCATTCGTGCCCACATCCCTCTCCCTGACCAGTTCCCTGCTCGATGCCCGTGGTGGCACCGCTGTCTTGCCTTTGCCCCTCAGCAATGGCGGCACGATCACGGTGGACGGTGGGGCCATCGCCTTGGCCGGCGCAACGCTGAACACCTCCGGTGGCGCCACTGGCGGCACGATCGCCATTGGCATGGCGGCCACGAACAATCCCACCAGCGTCTCGATCGTGAACTCCAACTTGATCGCCGACCCGGCAGCCACGGGCGGATCGATCGCCGTTGGCGGGACGACGATCTTCACGTCCGGCAGCCTCTACAACGTATTTGGTGCCAGCGGAGGTTTCCTGGCCCTCGGCTCGCCCCTGACCAATGCCCTGATCTTCGGCGCCGGCACCAGCGTGCTCGGAGGTGGCAGCGGCAGCTTCACCTACCAGGGCACCACGATTTATGACCCCCAGTTCGCCCCCTATTCCGGTGGCACGTTGCGGATCATCGGCACGATCTTCTCCCCTGCCGTCCCCACGACTCCAACCACTCCCACCTCTCCAACGGCGCCGATTTCCCCCACGGCCGGGGCGGCCGGGCTGTTGGCTAGCCCCCTGGCCACCAGCTCTCCTCTGTCGGGTCTGACGTCCGCTCTGATCGCCTCCAGCCTGCTCAACACCAATTTCAATCTGTTGCTAGTAACCGGTCTGAACGGCACCACCAACCAGTCGGCCGGCACATCCTTACCACCTGTGGCCACCGGGCTGTTCAGCAGCGCCGATCCCAGCCTGTTCGCAGGGCTTCCTTTGCAGCTCACCCTCGATCAGAGTTCCCTCCTGTACGTGGATGGTTATCTCGATCCGGTGCTGGATCCGTCGCTCCTGGGCCTCGATGCCTTGGATCTGCAGAAGCGCGCCGCCAGCTCGGCGGGTCAAACAGGCAGCGAGGCGACGGGTGACCTCAGCGTCGATGAGCAGCTCAAGCTCCCCGGCCTTGGCCAGGGCGGCAACCCCGCCGATCGGGACGATCGTGACCGGGTCTCGGTCACGGATCTGGATCCCTCTCAAGCCGAGGCCCTGTTCCTCAAGGGCGAACAGGCGGCCGAGAGCAACGCCACCATCAAGCTGGGAGTTGAGCCTGAACCCGATAAAGAGGCCATCAACGTGTTGCAGCTGCAGCAGTGGCTGCGTCAGGTGGTGCCGTACGTCCAGCAACGGCTCCAGTCGGGGCGCTGACGCTATGGCACCCCTGATTCGGCCACTCATTTCCCTGGTTCTGCTGGCCTTGGTGGCTCCCAATGGCCCCGCCCGTTCGGCCACGCCCGTGGCGGTACCGGTCCCAGACGGCCCGGCCAAGACCGTCCTGGCACCGGCGGTCTACCGGCCGGGGATTCTGCGTCTGGCCTTCTCCAGCGCCCCACAAGCGGTCAACCCCCAGGAGAAGGCCCCACCGGGCGCCTCCACAAACGAGGGCTTCATCGATCTCAGCTTCGTTCCTCCCGAGGGCCCGGTGATCGGCAAGCGGGTGCAGCTGAACGTGAAGCAGTTCGCCGAGCTCCTCAAGGGCCTCTACGTGCGCCTGGCCCGGTTCGAATCCCTGGATGTGGGCAACCCAGCCTCACCCTCCCGGCGACTGCACGCCCTGTTGATCGCGCCGATCGAGCCTGAGCTGAAACAGCGGGGGATCACCACCCTGCTGATCTCGGTGGATGCCGGCCTCCAGGCTCTCCCCCTGGCAGCTCTCCACGACGGCAAGGCTTATTTCGGCCAGACCTACGCCTTTTCCATCACCCCGTCCCTGGGGCTGATGGTCAAGGATGTGCCCCTCGCCCAACCGGATAAGCGGGTGTTGAGTGCGGGTGCCTCGGTGTTCGAGGGGCTCTCCCCGTTGCCCTTGGTGCCCAAGGAACTGGCCAATACCTCGGCGCCCGGGCGCACGGATCTCTTCCTCAATCGGGCCTTCACCCCCGATGTGGTGCTGGTGAAGGCGGGCGATTCCCAGTACCAGCGCGTGCACGTGGCCACCCATGCCGAATTCCTGCCCGGGGGGCCGGACAAGTCGATGATCTTCTCAGGGACGGGCCCAGTCTCCCTGGCGCGCTTTGCCGCCCTGCGGCAGCGACGCCAGGGGGTACCGCTGGATCTGTTCTCCCTGAGCGCCTGCCGTACGGCGCTTGGCAATTCAGATTCGGAGCTGGGCTTTTCCGGCCTGGCGTTGCAGTCGGGCTCCCGCAGCGCCCTGGGCACCCTCTGGTACGTGGATGATGTGGCTGCCGCCGCCTTCTTCATTCAGTTCTACCGGCATCTGGATCGCGGTCTGCCCAAGGCAGAAGCCCTCCAGCGCACGCGTTCGGCCTTCATCGATGGCCAGGTGCGCCTGCAGGGGGATCAGTTGCTGGGACCGGGCCCTCAGCCCCTGCTGACGGATCTCACCCTCGCCGAGCAACGCCGGGTCAGCCGTGGTCTGCAGCATCCCTTTTATTGGGCGGGAATCGAGCTGCTGGGAACGCCCTGGTGAGTGGCGAGTTCGGTGGGCCAACTTAAGGTTGGATCTAGCTGATCAGGCGGTTCGCCCATGACCGACACGGCCTTCTCCCGCCCCGCAGCTGCTCCGAGCGGGCCGTCGGATCAGACCCTGGTGGAGATCCTGAACATCGCCACCGCCCTCAGCGGTGCCGGCGATCTGCGCACCCTGTTGCACCTGATCCTGACCAAATCCCGCCAGCTCACGGGCAGTGATGCCGGCAGCATCTTTTTGGTGGAGCGCGTGGATCAGCGCAAGGATCCTGGTGGTGTGGACAAGCTCTGGTTCGCGGTTTCCCAGAACGCCAGCCTGGCGAGCCGATCGAGGCTGGCTGGTCAGCAGGATGACATCCATGAGGAGCTCTCCGATCTGCGTTTCCCGCTCACCTCCGAGCGCTTGGTGGGCTGGAGTGCCCTCACCGGCGAGGTGCTCAACATCCCCGACGTCTATCAGCTCGATCCAGCCCTGCCTTACCGCTTCGACAGCACCGTCGACAAGGAACTGGGTTACCGGGCCGTGTCGATGCTCACCGTGCCGATGCGCTCCACCTCAGGCGAAACGGTGGGGGTGATGCAGCTGATCAACCGCAAGATTGACCCCGCCACCGTGATCAGCGCTGAAACGGCCCAGACGCTGGTGCGTCCGTTCGATGCCTTTGATCAGAGCCTGATTGAGGCCCTGGCCTCTCAGGCGGCGGTTTGCGTCGAGCGCACCCAGTTGCTGGAGGCCCAGCGGCAGCTGATCGATTCGATGATCACCCTGCTGGCGGGGGCCATCGATGCCAAGAGCCCCTACACCGGCGGCCACTGCGCCCGGGTGCCGGAATTGGCGCTGATGCTGGCCCGAGAGGCCGAAGAGACCACGGCGGGCCCCCTGGCTGAGTTCTCGCTCGGCGGAGAGGAGGACTGGCGTGAGTTCCGCATCGGCGCCTGGCTGCACGACTGCGGCAAGATCACCACCCCTGAATACGTGGTCGACAAGGCCACCAAACTTGAAACCAACTACAACCGCATCCACGAAATCCGCACCCGTTTCGAGGTGCTGCTGCGGGATGCCCGCATTGTCTGGTTTGAAGGGGTGATCAACGGAGCGGATCGCGAACAGCTGGACAAGGCCTACAAGCAGCGGGAGGCAGAGCTCAAGGACCAGTTCACCTTCGTGGCTGAGTGCAACCTCGGGGGTGAGTTCCTGGGCCCTGAGCTGGTGGAGCGCCTGCATGCCATCGGTGCCCAGAGCTGGCAGCGCCATTTCGACAGTTCCCTGGGCCTGGCCTGGGAGGAGCTTTCACGCCACACCCAACTGCTTCAGACGCTGCCCGCGGAGGAGTCCCTGCTGGCGGATAAGTCGTGTCACATCATCCCCCGCGAGGACAGCCAGATCCCTGACGCCCGCTACGGCTTCAAGATGGAGGTTCCCGAGCACCTCTACAACCTCGGGGAACTGCACAACCTCTCGGTCTCCCGCGGCACCCTCACCGACGAGGAGCGCTACAAGATCAACGAGCACATCGTGCAGACGATCATCATGCTCGAGGCTCTGCCGTTCCCCGCCAATCTCTCGCGGGTGGCGGAGTATGCGGGTACCCACCACGAGACCCTCGACGGCAAGGGCTACCCGCGCAAGCTCACGGGCGAGCAGCTTTCGGTGCCGTCGCGGATCATGGCGATCGCCGACATCTTCGAGGCGCTCACGGCATCCGATCGCCCCTACAAGAAGGCCAAGTCGTTGTCGGAATGCCTCAAGATCCTGGCCGGCTTCCGCGACCGCCAGCACATTGACGCCGACCTGTTCGAGCTGTTCCTGCGCTCCGGCATCTACCAGAACTATGCCGATCTCTTCCTGCTGCCTGAGCAGATCGACGAGGTGGATGTGGAGATATTCCTGCGCCCAGCTGCCAAGGGCGGTAGTTGAGCGCTGATCGGGGATCCCCAACGTGAGTGAACTGACTTCGGGGCAGGCCGGACCTGGGCAGGCGCAGCCTGCAGACCAGGGGATTGCAGCGGCGATCAATCGAGCCTTGGACGCCTTGGCCAAAGGAGAGGTGGCGCAGGCACGAACCCTGCTGGAGGAGGCCATCACGCTCGATCCAAGCCATCCGGCCCCCCGCCACAACCAGGCGGAACTGGAGTTCCGCACGGGCCAGATCGATCGAGCCCAGGCCCTGTTCGAGCAGCTTGTCAACGGTTGGCCGAGTTTTCTGCCCGCCTACCCCTCCTTTCTGGCCCTGCTGGAGCAACGCCAGGCCAGTGGGGTGGCGGCCTCAGCTGAGTTGCGGCCGGTGCTGCTGAACAACTTCGGCAATGCCCTGCTGGCTGCTGGCCAGATCGGGGCGGCTGAAGGGGCCTACCGCCAGGCCCTCGGCCTGCGGCCGGATTACGCCAACGCCCTCGCGAACCTCTCCAATGCCCTGCGCCTGTTGGGACGGTTGTCGGAGGCGGAGCTGGCGGCCCGTGGGGCTCTGGCGTTGCAGGCAGGCCATGCCGGTGCCTGGGTGAACCTGGGCTGCGCCCTCGAGGAATTGGCCTTCCACGCCGAAGCCGAGGCCTGCCATCGCCGCGCCCTGGAGCTCCAGGGCGACCAGCCGGAGGCCCTGCACAACCTGGGCAGCGGCCAGCTGATGCGGGACCTCTACCGCTCCGACCTCAGTGAGGCCGAGTTGCTGGAGCGCCACCGCGCCTGGGGGGAGGCCCTGATGGCCAGGAAGGCCCCTGGGGTTGTCAGCCCAGCGCCCCAGGATCAGACCCGGCCCCCCAGCCCCAGCGGCAAGCCACGACTGGGGTTCCTCTCCAGCGACCTGCGCCGCCATGCGGTGAGCACCTTTCTGGAGCCGTTGCTGGAGCACCTGGACCGGGAGCGCTACGAGGTGGTCTGTTTCGCCAGCCAGCAAGAGAACGATGAAGTGAGCGAGCGGCTGCGGCGGTTGCCCCTGGAGTGGCACCCCTGCCATCACCTCGATGACGGCGACTTGGCCAGCTTGATCCGCAGCGAAGGCATCGATCTGCTCGTCGAGCTCAATGGCCACACCCGTGGCACCCGTTTGGGGGCGCTGGCCACACGGCCGGCAACGGTCCAGGTCTCCTGGCTCGGTTACCCCTTCCGCACCGGGCTGCCCACGATTGACTACCGCCTCAGCGATGCCTGGGTGGAGGCTGGCTCGGGTCAGGATTGGCAGGATCCAGATCAGGGCAAATCTGAGCGTGCGGTGCTGATGGACCGCTGCCAGTTCGTCTACCGCCCGGCGTGCGAAGCCCCGGAGGTTTCCCCGTTGCCGGCCCTGGAGGCGCCGGGGATCACGTTTGGATCCCGCAGCAACCTCAACAAGCTCAGCCGTGAGGTCGTTGCCCTCTGGAGCCGCTTGCTGCTCAGCTGCCTGGGCAGCCGCCTGCTGTTGCAGTACAGCCAGCTGGAGGATCCCTTTTGGCGCGGCCGCATCCTGGGGGCGTTCTCCGCCCATGGGGTGCCGGCAGAGCGGCTGGCGCTGCTCCCACGCAACCCCAACCATGGG
The window above is part of the Cyanobium sp. ATX 6F1 genome. Proteins encoded here:
- a CDS encoding tetratricopeptide repeat protein; translation: MDALAKGEVAQARTLLEEAITLDPSHPAPRHNQAELEFRTGQIDRAQALFEQLVNGWPSFLPAYPSFLALLEQRQASGVAASAELRPVLLNNFGNALLAAGQIGAAEGAYRQALGLRPDYANALANLSNALRLLGRLSEAELAARGALALQAGHAGAWVNLGCALEELAFHAEAEACHRRALELQGDQPEALHNLGSGQLMRDLYRSDLSEAELLERHRAWGEALMARKAPGVVSPAPQDQTRPPSPSGKPRLGFLSSDLRRHAVSTFLEPLLEHLDRERYEVVCFASQQENDEVSERLRRLPLEWHPCHHLDDGDLASLIRSEGIDLLVELNGHTRGTRLGALATRPATVQVSWLGYPFRTGLPTIDYRLSDAWVEAGSGQDWQDPDQGKSERAVLMDRCQFVYRPACEAPEVSPLPALEAPGITFGSRSNLNKLSREVVALWSRLLLSCLGSRLLLQYSQLEDPFWRGRILGAFSAHGVPAERLALLPRNPNHGHMGAYHAIDIALDPFPYNGVTTTCDALWMGVPVVALRGQLPQARGGVSLLEALGRPEWIADDPEAYLAIALKLAADPVGLSAERKGLRALMEASPLRQEADHARAFERCVERMLAGPAGRDQPGGKGARQRVPRPRNVRSGQA
- a CDS encoding HD family phosphohydrolase, coding for MTDTAFSRPAAAPSGPSDQTLVEILNIATALSGAGDLRTLLHLILTKSRQLTGSDAGSIFLVERVDQRKDPGGVDKLWFAVSQNASLASRSRLAGQQDDIHEELSDLRFPLTSERLVGWSALTGEVLNIPDVYQLDPALPYRFDSTVDKELGYRAVSMLTVPMRSTSGETVGVMQLINRKIDPATVISAETAQTLVRPFDAFDQSLIEALASQAAVCVERTQLLEAQRQLIDSMITLLAGAIDAKSPYTGGHCARVPELALMLAREAEETTAGPLAEFSLGGEEDWREFRIGAWLHDCGKITTPEYVVDKATKLETNYNRIHEIRTRFEVLLRDARIVWFEGVINGADREQLDKAYKQREAELKDQFTFVAECNLGGEFLGPELVERLHAIGAQSWQRHFDSSLGLAWEELSRHTQLLQTLPAEESLLADKSCHIIPREDSQIPDARYGFKMEVPEHLYNLGELHNLSVSRGTLTDEERYKINEHIVQTIIMLEALPFPANLSRVAEYAGTHHETLDGKGYPRKLTGEQLSVPSRIMAIADIFEALTASDRPYKKAKSLSECLKILAGFRDRQHIDADLFELFLRSGIYQNYADLFLLPEQIDEVDVEIFLRPAAKGGS
- a CDS encoding CHAT domain-containing protein — translated: MAPLIRPLISLVLLALVAPNGPARSATPVAVPVPDGPAKTVLAPAVYRPGILRLAFSSAPQAVNPQEKAPPGASTNEGFIDLSFVPPEGPVIGKRVQLNVKQFAELLKGLYVRLARFESLDVGNPASPSRRLHALLIAPIEPELKQRGITTLLISVDAGLQALPLAALHDGKAYFGQTYAFSITPSLGLMVKDVPLAQPDKRVLSAGASVFEGLSPLPLVPKELANTSAPGRTDLFLNRAFTPDVVLVKAGDSQYQRVHVATHAEFLPGGPDKSMIFSGTGPVSLARFAALRQRRQGVPLDLFSLSACRTALGNSDSELGFSGLALQSGSRSALGTLWYVDDVAAAAFFIQFYRHLDRGLPKAEALQRTRSAFIDGQVRLQGDQLLGPGPQPLLTDLTLAEQRRVSRGLQHPFYWAGIELLGTPW